aaataattgtaagATTTTAGATTGTACCTATTTTGTTGATACTAAACCTGATCCTGTTTGGTTTAGAGAGCATGAATATggaaaatttgaaatattaatggAAAAAGAAACACcgtatgtatttttttattttaatatattttattttgttttagaCAAAAGCAAGCATATGCTGTTGAACATATACCTGGTGCAATCTTTTTTGATTTAGATTGTGCAATGTATCCTGGAGAAATAGAAAGATTTTCTTTCTATccaaaagaaatatttcaGGAATATATTCGTGCATTAGgaattaatgaaaatgatcATCTTATTTTGTATAGTAGAGGACCAGCTGGTGGTAATATGTTTGCTGCAAGAGTTTTTCatctttttcaaatttatggACAAGAAAAGTTATCTCTCTTGTCTGGTGGATTTGGAAAATGGAAAGAATTAGAATTTCCAGTAGAACATGATGTATCAATTATTCATGAAAAAGGAAATTGGACAGCTAAATGcaataaaaga
This Strongyloides ratti genome assembly S_ratti_ED321, chromosome : 2 DNA region includes the following protein-coding sequences:
- a CDS encoding Sulfurtransferase — protein: MVQFGRVVTAEELNEAIKKNNLNNCKILDCTYFVDTKPDPVWFREHEYGKFEILMEKETPQKQAYAVEHIPGAIFFDLDCAMYPGEIERFSFYPKEIFQEYIRALGINENDHLILYSRGPAGGNMFAARVFHLFQIYGQEKLSLLSGGFGKWKELEFPVEHDVSIIHEKGNWTAKCNKRFIIDYHVLTKKDSEGKDLFDGAGNTITILDGRPEAQFKASHLKGFQNLPLELLINSDGTIKSKEDVMSLLEKLNIKTDKQIVTTCLTGTQASLISFVFENILNKETVLYNGSLIEIQHRDPSRIVSSV